One part of the Marinobacter sp. M3C genome encodes these proteins:
- the aceF gene encoding dihydrolipoyllysine-residue acetyltransferase codes for MSEQEIRVPDLGGADEVEVIEILVSAGDSVAEEDPILTVETDKASVELPSPSAGKVVKITVKVGDKVKEGDVVGILSSDDAGSSDGASDDTSDGASNESSAPEPEPKAQSDDAPAKSDDGASKPAPRKKSGGTRTEIVKVSGLDGFDNIPIIEINVSEGDEVDVEGALVTVESDKATMEIPSPFAGKIGKILVKEGDKISEGDDLLEMIITEDDADDADDGDDADDSASADSGDAGKKQPAAPEQPAAASDNKAKPADTGSVTYEAPAAGSKVHAGPAVRKLARELGADLARVKGSGPKSRIVKDDVHGYVKAQLQQAQQGAVVPGTSGIPGVKLPDFSQFGEVEREGMSRMMSVTALNMHRSWLNVPHVTQFEDADISDMEDFRKSLKALGEKKGVKMTPLPFMLKACAAALAELPQFNVALDMDRKEVVHKKYIHIGIAVDTPHGLMVPVIRNVDQKGLWELAAESAELAQKARDKKLKPAEMQGACFTITSLGGIGGTAFTPIVNTPEVAILGVSKAAMKPVWDGKAFQPRLMLPLSLSYDHRAVNGADAARFTSALARLMGDIRTLLL; via the coding sequence ATGAGCGAGCAAGAAATCAGGGTTCCCGATTTAGGCGGGGCAGATGAAGTTGAAGTTATTGAAATACTGGTCAGCGCCGGTGACTCGGTGGCTGAAGAAGATCCGATTCTGACGGTTGAAACCGACAAGGCATCGGTCGAGTTGCCGTCACCGAGTGCGGGTAAGGTCGTAAAGATCACCGTGAAAGTGGGCGACAAAGTTAAAGAAGGCGACGTTGTCGGTATTCTTAGTTCAGACGACGCGGGCAGTTCTGATGGTGCGAGTGATGACACTTCAGATGGCGCTTCAAATGAAAGCAGCGCGCCAGAGCCTGAGCCTAAAGCCCAGAGCGATGACGCACCGGCTAAGTCTGACGACGGCGCCAGCAAGCCGGCGCCGCGAAAAAAATCCGGTGGCACGCGCACAGAAATCGTGAAAGTGTCTGGTTTGGATGGTTTCGACAACATTCCGATCATCGAAATTAACGTGTCTGAAGGCGATGAGGTTGATGTAGAAGGCGCGCTGGTAACGGTCGAATCCGACAAAGCGACGATGGAAATTCCATCGCCCTTCGCTGGCAAAATTGGCAAGATTCTGGTCAAAGAAGGTGACAAAATTTCCGAAGGCGACGACCTGCTGGAAATGATCATCACTGAAGATGACGCAGATGACGCAGATGACGGCGACGACGCCGACGATTCAGCCTCTGCTGATAGCGGCGATGCTGGCAAGAAGCAGCCCGCCGCGCCCGAGCAGCCGGCTGCGGCTAGCGATAACAAAGCCAAGCCTGCAGACACCGGTTCTGTAACCTATGAAGCGCCCGCCGCTGGCAGCAAAGTGCACGCTGGCCCTGCGGTTCGCAAGCTGGCCCGCGAACTGGGTGCAGACCTGGCCCGCGTGAAGGGCTCTGGCCCGAAAAGCCGAATTGTTAAAGACGACGTGCACGGTTACGTGAAGGCTCAGCTGCAGCAGGCGCAGCAGGGCGCCGTAGTGCCCGGCACCAGCGGCATTCCTGGTGTGAAACTGCCAGACTTCAGCCAGTTTGGTGAAGTTGAGCGGGAAGGTATGTCGCGCATGATGTCGGTTACGGCGCTGAATATGCATCGCAGCTGGCTGAACGTGCCACACGTCACCCAGTTCGAAGACGCCGATATCAGCGATATGGAAGATTTCCGTAAATCGTTGAAGGCGTTGGGCGAGAAGAAAGGCGTGAAAATGACGCCACTGCCGTTCATGCTCAAAGCCTGTGCCGCGGCTCTGGCTGAACTGCCCCAGTTCAACGTAGCGCTGGATATGGACCGCAAAGAGGTTGTACACAAGAAGTACATCCACATCGGTATTGCAGTGGATACGCCTCACGGTTTGATGGTTCCGGTGATTCGTAATGTCGACCAGAAAGGCCTGTGGGAGCTGGCGGCAGAAAGCGCAGAACTGGCGCAGAAAGCCCGCGACAAGAAGCTGAAGCCGGCAGAAATGCAGGGCGCCTGTTTCACCATTACCAGCCTTGGCGGTATTGGCGGCACGGCCTTTACGCCGATTGTGAATACGCCGGAAGTGGCAATACTGGGTGTGTCCAAAGCGGCGATGAAACCGGTGTGGGACGGCAAAGCCTTCCAGCCGCGGCTGATGCTGCCGCTGTCACTGTCTTACGATCATCGCGCGGTGAACGGAGCAGACGCAGCGCGCTTTACCTCAGCGCTGGCTCGGTTGATGGGCGATATTCGTACCCTGTTGCTGTAA
- a CDS encoding DUF2478 domain-containing protein gives MAQQLHLAAIIYDNDSQPVDALLHGLANHYNGKGIRVAGLAMALNEQGLRREPMAVQDVETGIEYSIAQNLGKESQSCCLDPSGLADATGVLRGALNNPPRLAIVNRFGQQEIDGKGCRAELLQLLEAGIPVLTVVKRKFLLQWHEFNGGAATDLAFSENDARQWCDGVFNQG, from the coding sequence ATGGCACAACAACTTCACTTAGCAGCGATTATCTACGACAACGACAGTCAGCCCGTAGACGCGCTGCTGCACGGCCTGGCGAATCATTACAACGGTAAGGGCATCCGCGTGGCGGGTCTGGCCATGGCGCTGAACGAGCAGGGTCTGCGCCGTGAGCCCATGGCGGTGCAGGATGTGGAAACCGGTATTGAATATTCAATTGCGCAGAATCTGGGCAAAGAGTCGCAATCCTGCTGTCTGGACCCGTCTGGCTTGGCGGATGCGACGGGCGTTTTGCGGGGGGCACTGAATAATCCGCCCAGGCTGGCCATTGTGAACCGTTTTGGGCAGCAGGAAATTGACGGTAAAGGTTGTCGTGCCGAATTACTGCAATTGTTGGAAGCGGGGATACCGGTGCTAACCGTGGTGAAACGGAAATTTTTGCTTCAGTGGCACGAGTTCAACGGGGGTGCGGCAACGGACCTGGCGTTTTCGGAGAACGATGCCAGGCAGTGGTGTGACGGGGTGTTTAACCAGGGTTAA
- a CDS encoding DcaP family trimeric outer membrane transporter: MQINNKLRLAIRATAATAILSVAGQANALTLNVGDDVEASLYGYARLNMSYDLNGDRAVSTRSGKFSPSANENIEGHFGADVQQSRLGVKVKHASGVAITLEGDFRGTGSGPGSLRMRHAYGEYKGFMAGRNWSNYLSFVGNTPTLDFDSLAGTAGSQDRSEQIRYTTGPMSFSIEDPSSQDIVGAGTDKRTSAPAFTARFEDSAGSVSYSAAVLASQVTADDGVNEDSAIGYGAFGALKLKLSDMFSVQGAVNYSDGANGYLWRSGDNYYGASAYLSGNSVETIKGYGASVGVSMNVGEGRSINIGYGTTSLDLDDAVTSGAVAATAAETNQNVLVNYMWTPVKNVMMGVEYGYFDQESQGGTSTDANRLLFAAQYSF, translated from the coding sequence CTGGCCAAGCGAACGCGTTAACCCTGAATGTCGGCGACGATGTTGAAGCCAGTCTTTACGGCTACGCCCGCCTGAACATGAGCTACGATCTGAACGGCGACCGCGCTGTTTCAACCCGCTCCGGTAAATTCAGCCCTTCTGCCAATGAAAACATTGAAGGCCATTTTGGCGCTGACGTTCAGCAAAGCCGTCTGGGTGTTAAAGTTAAACACGCGTCTGGTGTTGCAATCACTCTTGAAGGTGACTTCCGCGGCACCGGCAGCGGCCCGGGCAGCCTGAGAATGCGCCACGCTTATGGCGAGTACAAAGGCTTTATGGCCGGCCGTAACTGGTCCAACTACTTAAGCTTCGTCGGCAACACTCCAACACTGGATTTTGACAGTCTTGCGGGTACGGCCGGCTCACAGGATCGGTCTGAGCAAATTCGCTACACTACTGGCCCGATGTCGTTTTCTATTGAAGATCCGAGCTCGCAAGATATAGTCGGCGCTGGAACTGACAAGCGGACTTCGGCTCCGGCCTTTACTGCACGCTTTGAAGACTCCGCAGGCAGCGTATCCTACTCGGCGGCAGTTTTGGCCAGCCAGGTTACTGCGGACGACGGCGTCAATGAAGACAGCGCTATTGGTTACGGCGCTTTTGGCGCGCTTAAGTTGAAGCTGAGCGATATGTTTTCGGTTCAAGGTGCGGTTAACTACTCCGATGGCGCTAACGGTTACCTGTGGCGCTCTGGCGACAACTACTACGGTGCCAGTGCCTACCTGAGCGGCAACAGTGTTGAAACCATCAAAGGCTACGGTGCCTCTGTGGGTGTGAGCATGAATGTGGGCGAAGGTCGCAGCATCAACATCGGCTACGGTACTACATCGTTGGATCTGGATGATGCGGTTACGTCTGGCGCCGTTGCTGCAACGGCCGCTGAGACCAACCAGAACGTGCTGGTCAACTATATGTGGACCCCCGTCAAGAACGTGATGATGGGTGTTGAATACGGTTACTTCGATCAGGAATCCCAAGGTGGCACTTCTACAGACGCAAACCGCCTGCTGTTTGCAGCGCAGTACAGCTTCTAA